A single genomic interval of Syntrophobotulus glycolicus DSM 8271 harbors:
- a CDS encoding Ig-like domain-containing protein, whose protein sequence is MKKRMLSLLLAVAMVVTLLPVTAWAEEVSPVQESGEVSAPVIGESIATDSNAGKHTVSENTLSVSVSSVTDSGAELAFTSSVDGTVSYLVQKSDEAAPDEAAVLAGKTVAATTGAAITAELTGLTAETDYTVYALLESGSGSRSALASAQFTTEAATPLLLRAGRAAGTTPYVDEHGVEHTETATEISSATTGLNDTTTGGWYVVSGNVSTGTLTVNGDVKLILADGASLTVTGSGTKAGVLVNEGNSLTIYGQVMGTGRLDAMGGDSGAGIGTDKDGALAAGIVNIYGGTVIARSGGGVYGSAGIGGGHDSSGGTVNIYGGSVTATGEKGGAGIGGGNLGSGGSVNIYGGTVTATGGTYGAGIGGGYLGNSGMYGNGCTVNIYGGTVKATGGSTGAGIGGGYHGNGGSVNIHGGWVEATGGTYGAGIGAGQGGSGDIVKITGGTVTAAGGSASVDIGGTNGTITITGGTVTASRFSSADTAAPTIQSVSPNDAGAAISGNLAIAFSEAMMPSVGIISLDNGVGALTGGSWDTDRKVYTVPYSSLTRSTEYIVSISGFYDVAGNAMTADASHRFTTEPEPDTTNPTVASVAPSGANAPISGNMTVTFSEAMNTSAGTVSLDGGITSLTGGSWTVGSTVYTVPYALLGYSTEYTLSISGFEDTAGNPMTADNSHSFTTITAPDTTSPTVINVTPSGVDTAIGGNIVITFSEAMNTSAGTVSLDGGATSLAGGSWTVGGTVYTAPYSLLGYSTAYTLSISGFEDVASNPMTANTSHSFTTIAEPDTTRPTVVSVTPNGTNTAIRGNIIITFSEAMNTSAGTVSLDGGITSLTGGSWTVGNTVYTVPYSLLGYSTAYTLSISGFEDMAGNTMTADISHSFTTITAPDTTSPTVINVTPRGVDTAIGGNIVITFSESMNTSAGTVSLDGGITSLMGGSWTVGSTVYTVPYARLGYSMEYTLSISGFEDTAGNPMTADTSHRFTTVAEPRTPSVSANTLTVNKGATASFTVSLGQGVSAATAADITVANGSIASVSTGRVTASGTVTVTGLAAGTTGIIVTFHDSAQTVKNIAVTVNAVSDRGNRNRGYSSSSGSSSATISEKQPDYPVTAEISVTATADKNGHATATIPESAIADAIKKAATAAKSQGKTENGISISVTVNTPANTKSLGLVLSQSVLKQFADTKVQQFEVNGQLLTFSLDQEAIRQLLSQSTGDVTVTVKPVTVAGVRNAYEITFTTVKDGKTVTITSLGSGNATLSIPCLPEKNEAAGYLYAVYVDAKGKRSRIPGSAYDANSRSVIFNTNHFSVYGVGYEEPSANFTDIGSHWAKESIDYVVGRGLFSGTSQTTFAPDKAMTRGMLVTALGKLAGVDVKAYTTNSFTDVKADSAFRPYIEWADKKGVVQGIGNGKFEPDRAITREEIAVIFANFAKGTGYKLPVTREAAAYADVSSIGSAYKTAVIAMQQAGIMTGETNNKFNPKSNATCAEASAMLHRYIKLTIDPATTQGWAQNDAGQYLYYKDGKALTGWQTIDGTKYFFNTDSTLKTGWVKNENNWRYYTGNKAAVGWLDISDKRYYFTKDGLMVSGRWLEIGGKWYYFNADGSLARNTKIGEYEVDETGVRKTK, encoded by the coding sequence ATGAAAAAAAGAATGTTAAGCCTGCTGCTGGCGGTGGCAATGGTTGTGACCCTGCTGCCGGTTACGGCGTGGGCGGAGGAAGTTTCTCCGGTACAGGAAAGCGGCGAGGTCTCTGCGCCTGTCATTGGAGAGAGTATTGCAACCGACAGCAATGCCGGTAAACATACAGTTTCGGAGAATACGCTGTCCGTCAGCGTAAGCAGCGTGACCGACAGCGGAGCGGAGCTTGCCTTTACCAGCAGCGTGGACGGAACTGTATCCTATCTGGTGCAGAAGTCCGACGAGGCGGCGCCGGACGAAGCGGCTGTTCTGGCAGGAAAAACCGTTGCGGCAACCACGGGAGCCGCCATAACCGCTGAGCTGACAGGGCTGACGGCGGAAACGGACTACACCGTTTACGCTCTGCTGGAAAGCGGCAGCGGGAGCCGTTCAGCCCTCGCTTCGGCACAGTTTACAACAGAGGCGGCAACGCCCCTGCTGTTAAGGGCTGGCCGGGCAGCGGGTACTACTCCTTATGTGGATGAGCACGGAGTGGAACACACCGAGACCGCGACAGAAATTTCGAGCGCAACCACAGGGCTGAATGACACCACAACCGGTGGCTGGTATGTGGTCAGTGGCAACGTGTCCACGGGAACCCTTACCGTAAACGGCGACGTCAAGCTGATTCTGGCAGACGGTGCATCCCTGACAGTTACGGGAAGCGGAACAAAGGCGGGAGTCCTCGTCAATGAAGGGAATAGCTTGACAATTTACGGCCAGGTAATGGGCACAGGCAGACTGGATGCTATGGGCGGCGACAGCGGGGCAGGTATTGGTACAGACAAGGACGGTGCTTTAGCTGCCGGTATCGTTAATATCTATGGCGGTACAGTCATTGCCAGGAGCGGGGGAGGGGTTTACGGCAGTGCAGGCATCGGAGGAGGCCACGACAGCAGCGGCGGTACAGTCAACATTTATGGAGGAAGTGTCACAGCCACGGGAGAAAAAGGTGGTGCAGGTATTGGAGGAGGCAACCTAGGCAGCGGCGGCAGCGTCAATATCTATGGGGGGACGGTCACAGCCACGGGAGGAACTTACGGCGCTGGGATTGGCGGGGGCTACTTAGGCAACAGTGGCATGTATGGCAACGGCTGTACGGTCAATATCTATGGGGGAACAGTCAAAGCCACGGGAGGCTCCACCGGTGCGGGGATTGGCGGGGGCTACCACGGCAATGGCGGCAGCGTCAATATCCATGGAGGGTGGGTCGAAGCTACGGGAGGAACTTACGGCGCTGGGATTGGCGCCGGCCAAGGCGGCAGTGGCGACATCGTCAAGATCACCGGCGGCACGGTTACAGCCGCAGGGGGATCCGCCAGTGTAGATATCGGCGGCACAAATGGCACCATCACCATCACCGGCGGCACGGTGACCGCCTCCAGATTTTCCTCCGCTGATACTGCTGCGCCAACCATTCAGAGTGTTTCCCCCAATGACGCCGGCGCAGCTATCAGCGGGAATCTTGCGATTGCCTTCAGCGAAGCAATGATGCCGTCCGTGGGGATAATCTCCTTAGACAACGGTGTTGGAGCATTGACCGGAGGCAGTTGGGACACAGACAGGAAGGTGTATACAGTTCCTTATTCCAGCCTTACCCGCAGTACGGAATATATCGTCTCAATCTCCGGCTTTTACGATGTAGCGGGCAATGCGATGACAGCCGACGCTTCGCATCGCTTTACAACAGAACCAGAGCCTGACACGACAAATCCTACCGTGGCAAGCGTTGCCCCAAGCGGAGCGAATGCCCCCATCAGCGGGAATATGACCGTTACCTTCAGTGAGGCCATGAACACCTCGGCAGGCACCGTGTCCCTTGACGGGGGAATTACTTCTCTGACGGGCGGCAGTTGGACTGTAGGCAGTACAGTCTACACGGTGCCTTACGCACTGCTCGGCTACAGTACGGAATATACTCTGTCGATCTCCGGGTTTGAGGATACGGCGGGGAATCCCATGACAGCCGACAATTCCCATAGCTTTACAACAATAACTGCGCCTGACACGACCAGTCCCACCGTGATAAATGTCACGCCGAGCGGTGTGGATACTGCCATCGGCGGAAATATTGTGATCACGTTCAGCGAAGCCATGAATACCTCGGCGGGCACCGTGTCCCTTGACGGAGGTGCAACTTCTCTGGCGGGCGGCAGTTGGACGGTGGGCGGTACCGTTTACACAGCGCCTTACTCACTGCTCGGCTACAGCACGGCATATACTCTGTCGATCTCCGGGTTTGAGGATGTGGCGAGCAATCCCATGACGGCCAACACTTCCCATAGCTTTACAACCATAGCGGAGCCTGACACGACCAGACCCACCGTAGTAAGTGTCACTCCCAATGGTACAAATACTGCCATCAGGGGAAATATTATCATCACGTTCAGCGAAGCAATGAACACCTCGGCAGGCACCGTGTCCCTTGACGGGGGAATTACTTCTCTGACGGGCGGCAGTTGGACGGTAGGCAATACCGTCTACACGGTGCCGTACTCACTGCTCGGCTACAGCACGGCATATACTCTGTCGATCTCCGGGTTTGAGGATATGGCAGGCAATACCATGACGGCCGACATTTCCCATAGCTTTACAACAATAACTGCGCCTGACACGACCAGTCCCACCGTGATAAATGTCACGCCGAGAGGTGTGGATACTGCCATCGGCGGAAATATTGTGATCACGTTCAGCGAATCCATGAACACCTCGGCGGGCACCGTGTCCCTTGACGGGGGAATTACTTCTCTGATGGGCGGCAGTTGGACGGTGGGCAGTACCGTCTACACAGTGCCATACGCACGGCTCGGCTACAGTATGGAATATACCCTGTCGATCTCCGGGTTTGAGGATACGGCGGGGAATCCCATGACTGCGGATACCTCACATCGCTTTACCACTGTGGCAGAGCCGCGGACTCCTTCCGTTTCAGCCAATACACTGACTGTAAATAAGGGCGCTACGGCCAGCTTTACCGTTTCTCTCGGTCAGGGTGTTTCGGCGGCGACTGCGGCGGATATTACCGTCGCAAACGGCAGTATCGCTTCCGTCAGCACAGGCAGAGTCACAGCGTCAGGAACTGTCACCGTCACCGGGCTTGCGGCGGGAACCACCGGCATCATCGTGACCTTTCATGATTCTGCACAGACAGTGAAAAACATTGCCGTCACTGTAAACGCCGTTTCCGATAGAGGTAATCGGAACAGGGGCTACAGTTCTTCTTCCGGCAGCAGTTCGGCAACCATATCAGAAAAACAGCCCGATTACCCGGTAACGGCTGAGATTTCCGTTACGGCGACCGCTGACAAAAACGGGCACGCTACGGCAACTATCCCGGAAAGCGCCATAGCGGACGCCATTAAGAAAGCTGCCACAGCGGCAAAATCACAGGGTAAGACCGAAAACGGTATCAGCATATCGGTTACGGTAAATACTCCTGCAAATACAAAATCCCTCGGACTGGTATTGTCACAATCGGTGCTAAAACAGTTTGCCGACACCAAGGTGCAGCAGTTCGAGGTGAATGGGCAGCTTCTGACCTTTAGCCTCGATCAGGAGGCCATCCGCCAGCTTTTATCCCAAAGCACAGGTGACGTAACCGTTACGGTTAAACCTGTCACTGTCGCGGGTGTGCGAAACGCTTACGAAATAACCTTTACAACAGTGAAAGATGGCAAAACCGTCACAATCACAAGCCTTGGAAGCGGCAACGCAACCCTCTCCATTCCCTGCCTGCCGGAGAAAAACGAAGCTGCGGGATACCTCTATGCTGTCTATGTGGATGCTAAAGGCAAGCGGAGCCGCATTCCCGGCTCGGCCTATGACGCAAACAGCAGAAGTGTGATCTTCAACACCAACCACTTCTCGGTGTACGGCGTGGGGTACGAAGAACCATCTGCCAATTTTACCGATATCGGCAGCCATTGGGCAAAGGAATCCATTGATTATGTGGTGGGCAGAGGGCTTTTCTCCGGCACATCCCAAACCACCTTTGCACCGGATAAAGCCATGACACGGGGAATGCTGGTGACGGCTCTCGGCAAACTGGCAGGCGTGGATGTGAAAGCATACACCACAAACAGCTTCACCGATGTGAAAGCGGACAGTGCGTTCCGCCCTTACATCGAGTGGGCAGATAAAAAGGGCGTTGTGCAGGGCATCGGAAACGGCAAGTTTGAACCCGACCGTGCCATCACCCGTGAGGAAATTGCGGTCATCTTCGCAAACTTCGCCAAGGGCACCGGCTACAAGCTGCCTGTGACCCGTGAAGCCGCCGCCTATGCGGACGTATCCAGCATCGGCAGCGCCTACAAAACGGCAGTCATAGCCATGCAGCAGGCGGGCATTATGACGGGCGAAACAAACAACAAGTTTAATCCCAAGTCCAATGCTACCTGCGCCGAGGCCAGCGCCATGCTCCACCGCTACATCAAGCTGACCATCGACCCCGCCACGACACAGGGCTGGGCGCAAAACGACGCAGGCCAGTACCTGTACTACAAGGACGGAAAGGCTCTCACCGGTTGGCAGACCATTGACGGAACGAAATATTTCTTCAATACGGATAGTACGCTCAAAACCGGCTGGGTCAAGAATGAGAACAACTGGCGGTACTACACCGGGAACAAAGCGGCTGTAGGCTGGCTGGACATCAGCGACAAACGCTATTACTTCACCAAGGACGGCCTGATGGTATCCGGCAGGTGGCTGGAGATCGGCGGTAAGTGGTATTACTTCAATGCCGATGGCTCCCTCGCTCGGAACACCAAAATCGGCGAGTACGAGGTGGACGAAACCGGCGTGAGAAAGACAAAGTAA
- a CDS encoding DUF1430 domain-containing protein, with protein MKKIKLIVIYLLITIGFLFNGELFILYLDDFQGSYYQSGFDFVNREVDIEEKEVIRDFLQAGKAYDVDFFFVDSTIVSAYAKEITIFGTPNALKTLQAKGIPEGKHNSLFMGETQVRYEDFSHIKTMERFTDCYYIGDPSHQEAMRLFKASLIGKYGGGLPNLFSSDQETWLNLFSVWSIIFGLILLLTIYEIISLKKEIMVRITLGEDVKALFGKNALADLAILAGAFISIPFLLRPFSNVFFKIEALALAFLVFMIANTLINAAILRVNLKKDIAARRSGGGLLTANYILKTVTTILTLIVLSSNFAILVQGYLMYKQGDFFSEHKDYDYYKLNYRVDNHLGKTMEDDLVMNEEFYQRFQNYSLQYVDLSDHFNSPYPVILINRNAFEEISGWNNALAETVQSADDDYYMLIPSGMSEDSQEYDIAKEIFTTFFGKNIQSITTKVYDDDISLVGINNQVNYTSRPMANPIILFNNTLQYQACNIMHQSYDTMFNIPEQDFNQFIAEYQLSDQIRVKSNALDVYEHNWTMISRNMKLVVILSIFLLTLEIGLIGFILKLEYQFNAMELALKKVLGYSFFARNKRLILITFVVFLLSLFLAFLLRGLLGIAEGADLIWGGLILLALESGFIAKKASAMEKANVPAILKGRIL; from the coding sequence ATGAAGAAAATAAAACTGATCGTCATATACCTGTTAATCACCATAGGCTTTCTGTTTAACGGGGAGCTGTTCATTCTCTATCTGGACGATTTTCAAGGATCCTATTACCAGTCAGGGTTTGATTTTGTGAATCGGGAAGTCGATATTGAAGAAAAAGAAGTCATCCGGGATTTTCTCCAGGCGGGAAAGGCGTATGATGTCGATTTCTTCTTTGTGGACAGTACGATTGTCTCGGCCTACGCCAAAGAGATAACGATATTCGGCACTCCGAACGCCTTGAAAACCCTGCAAGCCAAGGGGATTCCTGAAGGAAAGCATAATAGCCTTTTTATGGGGGAAACCCAAGTCAGATACGAGGATTTCAGTCATATTAAAACGATGGAAAGATTCACAGACTGTTATTACATCGGCGATCCATCTCACCAGGAAGCGATGCGCCTATTCAAAGCGAGCCTGATCGGTAAATACGGAGGCGGACTCCCGAATTTGTTCAGCTCCGATCAAGAGACCTGGCTGAATCTATTTTCAGTTTGGTCGATCATTTTTGGCTTGATCCTGCTGTTGACGATTTATGAAATCATTAGCTTGAAGAAGGAAATCATGGTGCGGATCACCCTTGGGGAGGATGTCAAAGCCCTTTTCGGCAAAAATGCTTTGGCCGATCTCGCTATCCTGGCCGGCGCCTTTATTAGCATCCCGTTCCTATTACGCCCCTTCTCCAATGTCTTTTTTAAGATTGAAGCCCTGGCCTTGGCTTTTCTGGTGTTCATGATTGCTAATACCCTGATCAACGCGGCAATATTGCGCGTTAACTTGAAAAAAGATATCGCTGCCAGACGCTCCGGCGGCGGACTGCTTACAGCCAACTATATCCTGAAAACCGTCACCACCATACTTACCCTGATTGTCTTATCCAGTAATTTCGCGATACTGGTTCAAGGGTATCTGATGTATAAGCAAGGTGATTTTTTCTCCGAACATAAGGATTATGATTACTATAAATTAAATTACAGGGTGGATAATCACTTAGGCAAAACAATGGAAGATGACCTTGTGATGAATGAAGAATTCTATCAACGGTTTCAAAATTATTCATTGCAGTACGTCGACTTGTCAGATCATTTCAACAGCCCTTACCCTGTTATTTTAATCAATCGAAATGCCTTTGAAGAAATATCAGGATGGAACAATGCCTTGGCGGAGACGGTCCAAAGCGCGGACGATGATTATTATATGCTGATCCCGTCCGGTATGTCGGAGGATTCTCAGGAATATGATATCGCGAAAGAAATATTCACTACTTTTTTTGGAAAGAATATTCAATCCATTACGACCAAAGTGTATGACGACGATATCAGTTTAGTGGGCATTAATAATCAGGTGAACTATACAAGCCGGCCAATGGCGAACCCGATCATCTTATTCAATAATACGCTTCAATATCAGGCATGCAACATTATGCACCAGTCCTATGATACGATGTTCAATATCCCCGAGCAGGATTTCAATCAGTTCATCGCCGAGTATCAGCTGTCCGATCAAATCAGGGTCAAATCCAATGCCCTGGATGTCTATGAGCACAATTGGACGATGATCTCCCGCAATATGAAATTGGTCGTGATTTTATCAATCTTCTTGCTGACGCTGGAAATCGGGCTGATCGGCTTTATTCTCAAGCTGGAGTATCAGTTCAACGCGATGGAACTGGCGCTGAAAAAAGTCTTGGGCTACTCATTTTTTGCCAGAAACAAACGGTTAATCCTGATTACATTCGTCGTTTTTCTGCTGAGCTTATTCCTGGCGTTTTTGCTGAGAGGACTCTTAGGAATTGCCGAGGGCGCTGATCTGATCTGGGGAGGGCTCATTTTACTGGCTCTTGAGTCAGGATTTATCGCCAAGAAGGCAAGCGCGATGGAAAAAGCCAATGTCCCGGCCATTCTGAAAGGAAGGATATTATGA
- a CDS encoding ATP-binding cassette domain-containing protein, with amino-acid sequence MIEGIDITKKFDGLTLFQDYNFLIEDQEFVCFSGASGTGKTTLLNMIGLIEPIDAGSLRINGIEYTTNKQKLEYFRSVAGFIFQNFALIESKTVEQNLELIRQGSRTNHTIEEVLERVGLESKLHSKVYTLSGGEQQRVALARLFLKKCQIVLADEPTGSLDAKNAQIIMDILLSLNAEGKTVIIVTHDQKIKDKAQRVIEL; translated from the coding sequence ATGATTGAAGGAATTGATATCACCAAAAAGTTTGATGGTCTGACTCTCTTTCAGGATTATAATTTTCTGATCGAGGATCAGGAATTCGTCTGCTTTTCCGGTGCCAGCGGAACGGGAAAGACCACCTTATTAAACATGATCGGCTTAATCGAGCCGATTGACGCCGGAAGCTTAAGAATCAATGGAATCGAGTACACGACCAATAAGCAGAAACTGGAGTATTTCCGCTCTGTCGCTGGGTTTATCTTTCAAAATTTCGCGCTGATCGAAAGTAAAACAGTTGAACAGAACCTTGAGTTGATCAGGCAGGGCAGCCGCACCAATCATACGATTGAAGAAGTGCTGGAAAGAGTCGGGTTAGAAAGCAAACTGCATAGCAAAGTCTATACCCTGTCCGGCGGAGAGCAGCAGCGGGTAGCATTGGCCCGTTTATTTCTAAAAAAATGCCAGATCGTTTTAGCGGATGAACCGACAGGATCGCTGGACGCCAAAAATGCTCAAATCATTATGGATATTCTGCTTTCACTGAATGCCGAAGGGAAAACCGTCATTATCGTGACCCATGATCAAAAAATTAAAGATAAGGCCCAGAGGGTGATCGAACTATAA
- a CDS encoding DUF1430 domain-containing protein produces the protein MKKIKVIVISLLITIGFLFNGELFILYLDGFQESYYQSGFEFVNREADIEEEEVIQDFLQAGKDYDVDFFFVDSTIVSAYAKEITIFGTPNALKTLQAKGIPEGKHNSLFMGETQVRYENFSHIKTMEKFQDCYYIGDQSQLKAMRLFKASLVGKYGGGLPKLFSSDQETWLNLFSVWSIIFGLILLLTIYEIISLKKEIMVRITLGEDVRALFGKNALADLAILAGAFISIPFLLRPFSNVFFKIEALALAFLVFMMANTLINAAILRVNLKKDIAARRSGGGLLTANYILKTVTTILTLIVLSSNFAILAQGYLMYKQSDFFSEHKDYHYYQLNYRVDNHLGKTISDDETMNQEFYQRFQNYSLQYNDLTANFNSPYPVILINRNSFAEISKMNNTLAETVKSADDDYYLLIPSGISEDSQEYAVAEQIFTAFWGQNIHFKTKIYDDDVSLVGIHNMDKYVSRPMENPIIIFNNTLQQIDEDQAESDMYYAYSTMYNIPEQDFNNFITEYQLSDQIMAKSNALDIYEHNWTIISRNMKLVVILSIFLLALELALISFILKLEYQFNAMELALKKVLGYSFFARNKRLILITFVVFLLSLFLAFLLRGLLGIAEGADLIWGGLILLALESGFIAKKASAMEKANIPAILKGRIL, from the coding sequence ATGAAGAAAATAAAAGTGATCGTCATATCCTTGTTAATCACTATAGGCTTTCTGTTTAACGGGGAATTGTTCATTCTTTATCTGGACGGTTTTCAAGAATCCTATTACCAGTCAGGATTTGAGTTTGTGAATCGGGAAGCCGATATCGAGGAAGAAGAAGTCATCCAGGATTTTCTCCAGGCGGGAAAGGACTATGATGTCGATTTCTTCTTTGTAGACAGTACGATTGTCTCGGCCTACGCCAAAGAGATAACGATATTCGGCACGCCGAACGCCTTGAAAACCCTGCAAGCCAAGGGGATTCCTGAAGGAAAGCATAATAGCCTTTTTATGGGGGAAACCCAGGTTAGATATGAGAATTTCAGTCATATTAAGACGATGGAAAAGTTCCAAGATTGTTATTACATCGGCGATCAATCCCAACTGAAAGCGATGCGCCTATTCAAAGCGAGCCTGGTCGGTAAATACGGAGGCGGACTCCCGAAATTGTTCAGCTCCGATCAAGAGACCTGGCTGAATCTATTTTCAGTTTGGTCGATCATTTTTGGCCTGATCCTGTTGCTGACGATTTATGAAATCATTAGCTTGAAGAAGGAAATCATGGTGCGGATCACCCTTGGGGAAGATGTCAGAGCCCTTTTCGGCAAAAATGCTTTGGCCGATCTCGCTATCCTGGCCGGCGCTTTTATCAGCATACCGTTCCTATTACGCCCCTTCTCCAATGTCTTTTTTAAGATTGAAGCCCTGGCCCTGGCCTTTCTGGTGTTCATGATGGCCAATACCCTGATCAATGCGGCAATTCTACGCGTTAACTTGAAAAAAGATATCGCCGCCAGACGCTCCGGCGGCGGACTGCTTACAGCCAACTATATCTTGAAAACCGTCACCACCATACTTACCCTCATTGTCTTATCCAGTAATTTCGCCATCCTGGCGCAAGGGTATCTGATGTATAAGCAAAGTGATTTTTTCTCCGAACACAAAGATTATCATTACTATCAATTAAATTACAGGGTGGATAATCACTTAGGCAAAACAATATCAGATGACGAAACGATGAATCAGGAATTCTATCAACGATTTCAAAACTATTCCTTGCAATACAACGATTTGACAGCGAATTTCAACAGCCCTTACCCTGTCATCCTAATCAATAGAAATTCGTTTGCAGAAATCTCAAAAATGAACAATACCTTGGCGGAGACGGTCAAAAGCGCCGACGATGATTATTATCTGCTGATCCCATCCGGTATATCGGAGGATTCTCAGGAATATGCTGTGGCGGAACAAATATTCACCGCTTTTTGGGGACAAAATATTCATTTTAAAACCAAAATATATGATGACGATGTAAGTTTAGTGGGTATTCATAATATGGATAAGTATGTAAGCCGGCCAATGGAGAACCCGATCATAATTTTCAATAATACACTTCAACAAATTGATGAAGATCAAGCAGAGAGTGATATGTACTACGCCTATAGTACGATGTACAATATCCCCGAGCAGGACTTCAATAATTTTATCACGGAGTATCAGCTGTCCGATCAAATCATGGCCAAATCCAATGCCCTGGATATCTATGAGCACAATTGGACGATTATCTCCCGCAATATGAAATTGGTCGTGATTTTGTCGATCTTCTTGCTGGCGCTGGAACTGGCGCTGATCAGTTTTATTCTCAAGCTGGAGTATCAGTTCAACGCGATGGAACTGGCGCTGAAGAAAGTACTGGGTTACTCATTTTTTGCCCGAAACAAACGGTTGATCCTGATTACATTCGTCGTTTTTCTGCTGAGCTTATTCCTGGCGTTTTTGCTGAGAGGACTCTTAGGAATTGCCGAGGGCGCTGATCTGATCTGGGGAGGGCTCATTTTACTGGCTCTTGAGTCAGGATTTATCGCCAAGAAGGCAAGCGCGATGGAAAAAGCCAATATCCCGGCCATTCTGAAAGGAAGGATATTATGA
- a CDS encoding DUF6070 family protein, producing the protein MFRKNFCPTIIVLLAALAFLFSLTGCANVPSNQNKESQIVIPKEVIPKIIREVADNKSENPSNAQVNEVAQKIGNLGFPVLRYNENMINYKPVDDFFKNALAGKEGKVTVYSPLSYILDITSYNFTYAKGKMTCSYIIYNANGIETMVPRNITKFVYTKKGNVYFHFEDGPELENTGFRVLSLSEQSREYYKRYVEPGFIDQGPLVMSWNSSSFNELNWDYILDRLWVYENGTYMGNSKYYINNSIVIPQDIVEKKLQKYFEVPTKTLRALKQYNKKNGTYTFYGFNGGGYSPTLEVSKFQNNTDGTLTLWVDFVELEFGKELAAQSILTVKNEPDGSFKYISNKYTQTK; encoded by the coding sequence ATGTTTAGAAAAAACTTTTGCCCAACAATTATAGTATTACTAGCAGCATTAGCATTTCTATTTTCATTAACTGGTTGTGCTAATGTTCCATCAAATCAGAATAAAGAATCTCAAATTGTTATTCCTAAAGAAGTTATTCCTAAAATCATTAGGGAGGTAGCAGACAATAAATCAGAAAATCCATCAAATGCACAAGTAAACGAAGTTGCTCAGAAAATTGGAAATCTTGGATTCCCAGTTTTAAGATATAACGAGAACATGATTAACTACAAGCCTGTTGATGATTTTTTTAAAAATGCTCTAGCTGGAAAAGAAGGGAAAGTGACTGTTTATTCGCCTCTTTCCTATATCCTAGATATAACCAGCTACAATTTTACTTATGCCAAAGGAAAAATGACATGCTCTTACATAATTTACAATGCGAATGGTATTGAAACCATGGTTCCAAGAAACATAACTAAATTTGTTTACACAAAGAAAGGAAATGTTTATTTTCATTTTGAAGATGGTCCAGAACTTGAAAACACGGGCTTTAGAGTCTTATCTTTAAGCGAACAAAGCCGCGAATACTATAAAAGATATGTTGAACCGGGATTTATTGATCAAGGGCCGTTGGTTATGAGTTGGAACAGTAGCAGCTTCAATGAATTAAACTGGGATTACATTTTAGATAGACTATGGGTGTATGAAAACGGCACATATATGGGCAATTCAAAGTATTACATTAATAACTCGATTGTTATACCTCAGGATATCGTTGAGAAAAAGTTGCAAAAATATTTTGAGGTGCCAACAAAGACACTTCGAGCTTTGAAACAATACAACAAGAAGAATGGGACTTATACCTTCTATGGTTTTAATGGCGGTGGTTATTCTCCTACACTTGAAGTCTCTAAATTCCAAAATAATACTGATGGAACACTGACTCTTTGGGTTGATTTTGTTGAATTAGAATTTGGCAAAGAACTTGCTGCTCAAAGTATTTTAACTGTTAAAAATGAACCTGACGGATCATTTAAATATATTTCAAATAAATATACTCAAACGAAATAA